A portion of the Solea senegalensis isolate Sse05_10M linkage group LG17, IFAPA_SoseM_1, whole genome shotgun sequence genome contains these proteins:
- the LOC122784165 gene encoding sine oculis-binding protein homolog A-like isoform X1 has translation MFYSHSFPFAGTLTHHIFLHRMLIRDLLFFCFFCLSSLMQTFAESTMNELLGWYGYDKVDLRDSEANEIRNYRERRQHVSVLKENSLPKVKSLEAKVSHSVLAMKSGERESSSVPSSSPSSSSTSSSLTTPKATSAPVIVPLIKPSAVEDVQNVQIVCVWCQKEGVKRYSLCMGSELKSFCSEKCFAACRRAYFKRNKARDEDLHGERSPQHPHPEDSPRLVLKINSNVRSLSPVPQVCDWCKHVRHTKEYLDFGSGEERLQFCSTKCLNQYKMDVFYREARAALTSTSSSPNRTSQESRAESSVTGQKLLTPESWNCNNSTGETRHRNLSPKGSVLIHGSAESTSVSSSETSSSSSSSSSTKAPVSGLRTLERPIQPPPPMPAMNVSPHPAQLPPPPPRPPLEHQPMPQMQIPFIRPPLHAQGLKSPLANMPRHPGPPPSPIHRPAHSPRLQPPTSSSMNPPGMMHPFPGAYFPGLHSPPLNMMPRGPVPMPPMMNFGIPSFSPLLPQPTVLVPYPIIVPLPVPIPIPVPIPIPSKSTLETPSHSGVIQPVPEGTDRSRSRITKLPSPGNPEGDSRLFTNKLGGILNQGLPSPSDANIRDTDWVKLERPFPSPTSTLNSATSSPRAQYNDSLCATPESLTDYKPQQSERQVIQRVLQRTQVKLEPTANGVVDLSGQGESMTGQGTRTGLHNIIRPTPPPLPESPSHDSVYHHQDSHTPSPSHTPPSPTGSSHPNDVTPSAPKSQDHCSNGTSSSSTPSSPDSSQTQRVQAPPPPDPTVSELEAIKENKCSVVGPVQVEGQVSQSEEPLAVVGEVGENPHVPDEDHAYALPTASKTGGTSTPLLLPKLRDKGSLRSPANLPSAGDMEPALKRRCLRIRDQNK, from the exons ATGTTCTACAGTCACAGTTTCCCATTTGCAGGCACGCTCACTCACCATATCTTTTTACATAGAATGTTAATCagggatttgttgtttttttgttttttttgcctctcttCTCTCATGCAGACATTTGCAGAAAGCACCATGAACGAGCTCCTGGGATGGTACGGATACGACAAGGTAGATCTCAGAGACTCGGAGGCCAACGAGATCAGAAACTACAGAGAGCGGCGTCAGCATGTGTCTGTGCTAAAAG aaAACTCATTGCCAAAAGTTAAAAGCCTGGAGGCCAAGGTTAGTCATTCAGTTCTGGCCATGAAGAGCGGAGAGAGGGAGTCTTCGAGCGTCCCCTCCTCGTCGccctcctcttcatccacaAGTTCATCCTTGACCACCCCGAAGGCGACAAGTGCGCCCGTCATTGTTCCCCTAATAAAGCCATCAGCAG TGGAGGATGTGCAGAACGtgcagattgtgtgtgtttggtgccAGAAGGAAGGCGTGAAACGCTACTCTCTCTGTATGGGCTCAGAGCTCAAGAGCTTCTGCAGCGAGAAGTGCTTCGCCGCCTGCAGACGGGCCTACTTCAAGCGCAATAAG GCCAGAGATGAAGACCTCCACGGTGAGCGATCTCCTCAGCACCCCCACCCAGAGGACTCGCCCAGACTGgtgttgaaaataaacagcaatGTCAGA TCTCTCTCCCCTGTGCCACAGGTATGTGACTGGTGCAAGCATGTCCGTCATACTAAAGAATACCTGGACTTCGGCTCCGGAGAGGAACGGCTCCAGTTCTGCAGCACCAAGTGTCTGAATCAGTACAAAATGGACGTTTTCTACAGAGAAGCCCGTGCAGCTCTTACCAGCACCAGCTCCAGCCCGAATAGAACCAGTCAGGAGTCGAGGGCGGAAAGCAGTGTCACTGGCCAAAAGTTACTCACTCCTGAGTCTTGGAACTGCAACAACAGCACTGGGGAAACCCGTCACAGAAATCTCTCACCTAAAGGATCCGTATTGATCCACGGATCAGCAGAATCcacctctgtctcctcctcggaaacatcctcttcttcttcatcatcttcttccaCCAAGGCCCCTGTCTCTGGGCTAAGGACCCTTGAGAGACCCATCCAGCCTCCTCCACCTATGCCTGCTATGAATGTCTCACCCCACCCTGCTcaacttcctcctccacctcctcgccCCCCTCTGGAACATCAACCCATGCCTCAAATGCAGATCCCCTTCATCAGACCACCCCTTCATGCTCAGGGCCTGAAAAGTCCCCTTGCCAATATGCCCAGACACCCAGGCCCCCCCCCCAGTCCCATCCACAGACCTGCTCACTCTCCTCGCCTACAGCCCCCGACATCATCCTCCATGAATCCCCCTGGAATGATGCATCCTTTTCCCGGAGCCTACTTCCCTGGCTTacactctcctcctctgaatATGATGCCAAGAGGTCCTGTCCCAATGCCTCCCATGATGAACTTTGGTATTCCTTCCTTTAGCCCTCTTCTGCCTCAGCCCACTGTCCTGGTCCCTTATCCCATCATTGTTCCCCTGCCTGTTCCCATACCCATTCCTGTTCCCATTCCAATCCCTTCAAAGTCAACCCTAGAAACTCCAAGTCACAGTGGAGTTATCCAGCCTGTGCCAGAGGGGACAGACCGGAGTAGATCCAGGATTACCAAGCTGCCGTCTCCAGGGAACCCTGAAGGCGACAGCAGATTGTTCACCAACAAATTGGGTGGAATCTTGAATCAAGGTCTCCCCTCGCCTAGTGATGCTAACATTAGGGACACAGATTGGGTTAAGCTAGAGAGGCCATTCCCATCCCCAACGTCCACACTCAACAGCGCAACATCCTCTCCGAGAGCACAGTATAACGATTCCCTGTGCGCAACGCCAGAGTCACTGACAGACTATAAACCGCAGCAGTCAGAGCGACAAGTCATTCAGAGGGTTCTTCAAAGGACCCAGGTGAAGCTGGAGCCCACTGCCAATGGAGTGGTGGACCTATCGGGGCAGGGGGAGTCCATGACTGGGCAGGGTACCAGAACAGGGCTCCACAACATCATCAGACcaacccctcctcctctgcccgAGTCCCCCTCACATGACTCtgtctaccaccaccaggactCCCACACTCCTTCACCGTCACACACCCCACCCAGCCCCACAGGGAGCAGCCATCCCAATGATGTCACACCCTCTGCCCCGAAATCTCAGGACCACTGTTCAAATGGTACGTCCTCATCGTCCACACCCTCCAGTCCAGACTCCTCccaaacacagagagtgcaAGCGCCGCCACCACCTGACCCCACGGTCAGTGAGCTGGAGGCCATCAAAGAGAACAAGTGCTCTGTTGTTGGCCCAGTGCAGGTTGAGGGccaagtcagtcagtcagaggaGCCTTTAGCAGTAGTCGGGGAGGTAGGAGAGAACCCACATGTTCCTGATGAGGATCACGCCTACGCTCTTCCCACAGCATCAAAGACAGGTGGGACCTCCACCCCGCTGCTCTTGCCCAAGCTTAGGGACAAGGGCAGCCTGCGGAGCCCTGCTAATCTGCCCAGTGCTGGAGACATGGAGCCAGCTCTGAAGAGGCGATGCCTACGAATCCGAGATCAGAATAAATAG